The nucleotide window CTGTATTTAGCGGCCTCAAACTGCTTTAAATAGGTTTTCAAACTTACAAACTGGTTGAAATACCATTATAGTAAGATTCTGACCTTGATGCCCTTTTGATATTTTTAAAATTGTGCATGACCTTGAGCAAGCGCTCAAGCCCGAAACCTGCGCCTATCCAGGGTTTGTCAATGCCCCATTCTCTATCAAGAGGAACCGGTCCGACAACTGCTGAAGAAAGCTCCAGGTCTCCGTGCATTATATCGAGAGTATCCCCATAGACCATACAGGAATCTCCTATGATTTCGAAGTCGATTTCCAGATAGTCCAGAAACTCTTTGATGAGGGCTTCAAGATTTTCCCTGGTACAGCCCGAACCCATCTGACAGAAATTCACCATTGTAAACTCTTCAAGGTGTTCTTTGCCGTCAGACTCTTTCCGGTAACAAGGCCCGATTTCAAAGATCTTTATCGGATCTGGTAAAATCCTATCGAGTTTTCGCAGGTAGTTGTAAAGATTAGGGGCAAGCATCGGCCTCAAGCAGAGATTTTTATCTATCCTGAAGACCTGTTTTGAAAGTTCAATATCACTATTAATGCCCATTCTCTCCACATATTCTGCCGGAATAAGGATAGGTGACTTGATTTCCAGAAAACCCCGATCCACGAAAAATTTCGTAATATCACGTTCGAGTTTTCCGAGATAGTTTTCCCTGTCATCGGCATAGATCCGCTGAAAATCGTCTTTTCTTCTTGTCACCAGTTCGGATTCAAGTTCCCTGAACGGCTTTGTCACATTGAGAGAGATTTTGTCCTCCGGACTTAAGAGAGCTTCAACCCTATCAAGCTGGCTTCGTGTAAGTGCAGGAGCAGGTGCTGATGCTGGAACAGACGAACTTAGAGCTGATTTTGCAGGCGAAGGTACAGATCCAGATTTGTTCGTTGACGCCTGTGCAGAAGGATTCTCCAGAGGCTTCGGAGCCCTTGAGACTGATTTCGGCATGGCTTTCTTGACCTTCGGAGCAGAAACTACCTTAACTTTTACACTGGTTTTGCTCTC belongs to Methanosarcina barkeri 3 and includes:
- the pylS gene encoding pyrrolysine--tRNA(Pyl) ligase, with the protein product MDKKPLDALISATGLWMSRTGMLHKIKHYEVSRRKIYIEMACGDHLIVNNSRSCRTARAFRHHKYRKTCKHCKVSNEDITNFLTNSSESKTSVKVKVVSAPKVKKAMPKSVSRAPKPLENPSAQASTNKSGSVPSPAKSALSSSVPASAPAPALTRSQLDRVEALLSPEDKISLNVTKPFRELESELVTRRKDDFQRIYADDRENYLGKLERDITKFFVDRGFLEIKSPILIPAEYVERMGINSDIELSKQVFRIDKNLCLRPMLAPNLYNYLRKLDRILPDPIKIFEIGPCYRKESDGKEHLEEFTMVNFCQMGSGCTRENLEALIKEFLDYLEIDFEIIGDSCMVYGDTLDIMHGDLELSSAVVGPVPLDREWGIDKPWIGAGFGLERLLKVMHNFKNIKRASRSESYYNGISTSL